In Burkholderia sp. NRF60-BP8, a single window of DNA contains:
- a CDS encoding MFS transporter — translation MPLPLFALAVAAFGIGTTEFVIMGLLPNVARDLGVSIPAAGMLVSGYALGVTVGAPILAIVTAKMPRKRALMGLIGLFIAGNLFCAIAPGYAVLMAARVVTAFCHGAFFGIGSVVASNLVAPNRRAQAIALMFTGLTLANVLGVPLGTALGQAFGWRATFWAVTGIGIAAAAALAACLPKNLAMPDTSITREFSVLKHPQVLMVLGISVLASASLFSVFTYITPILEDVTGFSPRQVTYVLLLFGLGLTVGGTLGGKLADWRRMPSLIATLALIGIVLALFAGTMHLPFAALATIFVWGILAFAIVPPLQIMIVDRASDAPNLASTLNQGAFNLGNATGAWLGGMAIGSGVSLVNLPWVGVAMAVAALALTLWSASLERRPVAVPTEYV, via the coding sequence ATGCCCCTGCCTCTTTTCGCCCTTGCCGTTGCCGCATTTGGAATCGGTACCACCGAATTCGTGATCATGGGCCTGCTGCCGAACGTCGCGCGCGACCTCGGCGTGTCGATCCCGGCCGCCGGGATGCTCGTGTCGGGCTATGCGCTCGGCGTGACGGTCGGCGCGCCGATCCTCGCGATCGTCACCGCGAAGATGCCGCGCAAGCGTGCGCTGATGGGCCTGATCGGGCTGTTCATCGCGGGCAACCTGTTCTGCGCGATCGCGCCCGGCTACGCGGTGCTGATGGCCGCGCGCGTCGTCACCGCGTTCTGCCACGGTGCGTTCTTCGGCATCGGCTCGGTGGTCGCGAGCAACCTCGTCGCGCCGAACCGCCGCGCGCAGGCGATCGCGCTGATGTTCACCGGCCTCACGCTCGCGAACGTGCTCGGCGTGCCGCTCGGCACCGCACTCGGCCAGGCGTTCGGCTGGCGCGCGACGTTCTGGGCCGTCACCGGCATCGGCATCGCCGCGGCCGCCGCGCTCGCGGCGTGCCTGCCGAAAAACCTCGCGATGCCCGACACCAGCATCACGCGCGAATTCAGCGTGCTGAAGCACCCGCAGGTGCTGATGGTGCTCGGCATCAGCGTGCTCGCGTCCGCGAGCCTGTTCAGCGTGTTCACGTACATCACGCCGATCCTCGAGGACGTGACGGGCTTCTCGCCACGCCAAGTCACCTACGTGCTGCTGCTGTTCGGCCTCGGCCTGACGGTCGGCGGCACGCTCGGCGGCAAGCTCGCCGACTGGCGCCGGATGCCGTCGCTGATCGCGACGCTCGCGCTGATCGGCATCGTCCTCGCGCTGTTCGCGGGCACGATGCATCTGCCGTTCGCCGCGCTCGCGACGATTTTCGTGTGGGGCATCCTCGCGTTCGCGATCGTGCCGCCGCTGCAGATCATGATCGTCGATCGCGCGAGCGACGCGCCGAACCTCGCATCGACGCTGAACCAGGGCGCGTTCAACCTCGGCAACGCGACCGGCGCGTGGCTCGGCGGCATGGCGATCGGCTCCGGCGTGTCGCTCGTGAACCTGCCGTGGGTCGGCGTCGCGATGGCCGTCGCCGCGCTCGCGCTCACGCTGTGGTCGGCGTCGCTCGAACGCCGCCCGGTGGCCGTGCCGACCGAGTACGTCTGA
- the hmgA gene encoding homogentisate 1,2-dioxygenase: MTLDLSKPATAGYLSGFANEFATEALPGALPHGRNSPQRAPYGLYAEQLSGTAFTAPRGHNRRSWLYRIRPAAVHRPFEPYAGPQRLVSDFGDSADVPPTPPNQLRWDPLPMPAEPTDFVDGLVTMAGNGSAAAMNGCAIHLYAANRSMQDRFFYSADGELLIVPQQGRLFIATEFGRLDVEPFEIAVIPRGVRFAVALPDGDARGYICENFGALLRLPDLGPIGSNGLANPRDFLTPQAAYEDREGAFELIAKLNGRLWRADIGHSPLDVVAWHGNYAPYKYDLRLFNTIGSISFDHPDPSIFLVLQAQSDTPGVDTIDFVIFPPRWLAAEDTFRPPWFHRNVASEFMGLVHGAYDAKAEGFVPGGASLHNCMSGHGPDADTFEKASASDTTKPHKVDATMAFMFETRTLIRPTRYALDTAQLQADYFECWQGIKKHFNPEQK, from the coding sequence ATGACGCTTGACCTGTCGAAACCGGCGACCGCCGGCTACCTGAGCGGTTTCGCGAACGAATTCGCGACCGAGGCGCTGCCCGGCGCGTTGCCGCACGGGCGCAACTCGCCGCAGCGCGCGCCGTACGGGCTGTACGCGGAGCAGTTGTCGGGCACCGCGTTTACCGCGCCGCGCGGCCACAACCGCCGCTCGTGGCTGTACCGGATTCGCCCGGCCGCCGTGCACCGGCCATTCGAGCCGTACGCGGGCCCGCAGCGGCTCGTGTCGGATTTCGGCGATTCGGCCGACGTGCCGCCGACGCCGCCGAACCAGTTGCGCTGGGATCCGCTGCCGATGCCGGCGGAGCCGACCGACTTCGTCGACGGCCTCGTGACGATGGCCGGCAACGGCTCGGCCGCCGCGATGAACGGCTGCGCGATCCACTTGTATGCGGCGAACCGCTCGATGCAGGACCGCTTCTTCTACAGCGCGGACGGCGAGCTGCTGATCGTGCCGCAGCAGGGGCGCCTGTTCATTGCGACCGAATTCGGCCGGCTCGACGTCGAGCCGTTCGAGATCGCGGTGATTCCGCGCGGCGTGCGTTTTGCCGTCGCGCTGCCGGACGGCGACGCGCGCGGCTACATCTGCGAGAACTTCGGCGCGCTGCTGCGCCTGCCGGATCTCGGCCCGATCGGCTCGAACGGGCTCGCGAACCCGCGCGACTTCCTGACGCCGCAGGCCGCCTACGAAGACCGCGAAGGTGCGTTCGAGCTGATCGCGAAGCTGAACGGGCGCCTCTGGCGCGCGGACATCGGCCATTCGCCGCTCGACGTCGTCGCGTGGCACGGCAACTACGCACCGTACAAATACGATCTGCGCCTGTTCAATACGATCGGCTCGATCAGCTTCGACCATCCCGATCCGTCGATCTTCCTCGTGCTGCAGGCGCAGAGCGACACGCCGGGCGTCGACACGATCGACTTCGTGATCTTCCCGCCGCGCTGGCTCGCGGCCGAGGATACGTTCCGCCCGCCGTGGTTCCACCGCAACGTCGCGAGCGAGTTCATGGGGCTCGTGCACGGCGCGTACGACGCGAAGGCCGAAGGCTTCGTGCCGGGCGGCGCGAGCCTGCACAACTGCATGTCGGGCCACGGACCCGATGCGGACACGTTCGAGAAGGCGTCCGCGAGCGACACGACGAAGCCGCACAAGGTCGACGCGACGATGGCGTTCATGTTCGAAACCCGCACGCTGATCCGGCCGACGCGCTACGCGCTCGACACCGCGCAGCTGCAGGCCGATTACTTCGAATGCTGGCAAGGCATCAAGAAACACTTCAATCCGGAGCAAAAGTGA
- the fahA gene encoding fumarylacetoacetase: MSDTQDWRATLDPARKSWVETANDPACDFPIQNLPFGIFSDAKQPARRAGVALGDRIVDLAALARAGLVTLPAGADAFAAPTLNAFIALGRDAWRTVRVQLSDLFSRDNARLRDDAALRAQVLVAQRDATLHLPVEIPGYTDFYSSKEHATNVGSMFRDPKNALLPNWSEMPIGYNGRASSVVVSGTPVRRPNGQLKLPDQERPVFGACRKLDIELETGFIVGQGNALGEPIACEDAEAHIFGMVLLNDWSARDIQQWEYVPLGPFNSKGFATTISPWIVTLDALEPFRVAQPEQSPQPLAYLRHAGKHAFDIALEVTLRAEGAAEATSICRTNFKHMYWTMAQQLAHHTVAGCNTRVGDLMGSGTISGPTQDSFGSLLELTWNGKEPVALNGGGSRTFIEDGDELTLTGWCQGDGYRVGFGTCAGKILPARRA, from the coding sequence GTGAGCGATACCCAAGACTGGCGCGCGACGCTCGACCCGGCTCGCAAGAGCTGGGTCGAGACCGCGAACGATCCCGCCTGCGATTTCCCGATCCAGAACCTGCCGTTCGGGATCTTCAGCGATGCGAAGCAACCGGCGCGCCGTGCGGGCGTCGCGCTGGGCGACCGGATCGTCGATCTCGCCGCGCTCGCGCGTGCGGGCCTCGTGACGCTGCCGGCCGGCGCCGATGCGTTCGCCGCGCCGACGCTCAACGCGTTCATCGCGCTCGGCCGCGACGCGTGGCGCACCGTGCGCGTGCAGTTGTCGGACCTGTTCTCGCGCGACAACGCGCGGCTGCGCGACGATGCGGCGCTGCGCGCGCAGGTGCTGGTCGCGCAGCGCGATGCGACGCTGCATCTGCCGGTCGAGATTCCCGGCTACACCGATTTCTATTCGTCGAAGGAGCACGCGACCAACGTCGGCTCGATGTTCCGCGATCCGAAGAATGCGCTGCTGCCGAACTGGTCGGAGATGCCGATCGGCTACAACGGCCGCGCGTCGTCGGTGGTCGTGAGCGGCACGCCGGTGCGGCGCCCGAACGGGCAACTGAAGCTGCCCGACCAGGAGCGTCCGGTGTTCGGCGCATGCCGCAAGCTCGACATCGAACTGGAGACGGGCTTCATCGTCGGCCAAGGCAATGCGCTCGGCGAGCCGATCGCGTGCGAGGACGCGGAAGCGCATATCTTCGGGATGGTGCTGCTGAACGACTGGAGCGCGCGCGACATCCAGCAGTGGGAGTACGTGCCGCTCGGGCCGTTCAACTCGAAGGGCTTCGCGACGACGATCTCGCCGTGGATCGTCACGCTCGACGCGCTCGAACCGTTCCGCGTCGCGCAGCCGGAGCAGTCGCCGCAGCCGCTCGCGTATCTGCGGCATGCGGGCAAGCATGCATTCGACATCGCGCTCGAAGTGACGCTGCGCGCCGAGGGGGCGGCCGAAGCGACGTCGATCTGCCGCACGAATTTCAAGCACATGTACTGGACGATGGCGCAGCAGTTGGCGCATCACACGGTGGCCGGCTGCAACACGCGCGTGGGCGACCTGATGGGTTCGGGCACGATCAGCGGGCCGACCCAGGATTCGTTCGGCAGCCTGCTCGAACTGACGTGGAACGGCAAGGAGCCGGTCGCGCTGAACGGCGGCGGCAGCCGCACGTTCATCGAGGACGGCGACGAGCTGACACTGACGGGATGGTGCCAGGGCGACGGCTATCGCGTCGGCTTCGGCACGTGTGCCGGCAAGATTTTGCCGGCGCGGCGTGCTTGA
- the bluB gene encoding 5,6-dimethylbenzimidazole synthase, translating to MRFDDSDIAAVYRAIFERRDMRHFTPAPVEPAVLARLLRAAHHAPSVGFMQPWRFIRVTDPALRTAIHALVEAERRATADALGERQDEFMRLKVEGVRECGELLVVALADGRERHVFGRRTLPEMDLASAACAIQNMWLAARAEGLGMGWVSLFDVDALRTLLRMPDDAKPIAVLCIGHVDAFYAKPMLEAERWAARMPIEACLFENGWDAPAAIDGAGSAASPTDTEMKKNSGAMPDGTPERIA from the coding sequence ATGCGTTTCGACGATTCCGACATCGCCGCCGTCTATCGCGCCATCTTCGAACGGCGCGACATGCGCCACTTCACGCCGGCGCCCGTCGAGCCGGCCGTGCTCGCGCGGCTGCTGCGCGCGGCGCACCACGCACCGAGCGTCGGCTTCATGCAGCCGTGGCGCTTCATCCGCGTCACCGATCCCGCGTTGCGCACCGCCATTCACGCGCTGGTCGAGGCCGAGCGCCGCGCGACCGCCGACGCGCTCGGCGAGCGCCAGGACGAATTCATGCGGCTGAAAGTCGAGGGCGTGCGCGAATGCGGCGAGCTCCTGGTCGTCGCGCTCGCCGACGGCCGCGAACGCCATGTGTTCGGCCGCCGCACGCTGCCGGAGATGGATCTGGCGTCCGCCGCGTGCGCGATCCAGAACATGTGGCTCGCGGCGCGCGCGGAAGGCCTCGGGATGGGCTGGGTGTCGCTGTTCGACGTCGATGCGCTGCGCACGCTGCTGCGAATGCCCGACGACGCGAAGCCGATCGCCGTGCTGTGCATCGGGCACGTCGATGCGTTCTATGCGAAGCCGATGCTCGAAGCAGAACGCTGGGCCGCGCGGATGCCGATCGAAGCCTGCCTGTTCGAGAACGGCTGGGACGCGCCGGCGGCGATCGACGGGGCCGGATCGGCTGCGTCGCCGACGGATACCGAAATGAAAAAGAATTCGGGCGCGATGCCCGACGGAACGCCCGAACGCATCGCCTGA
- a CDS encoding LysR family transcriptional regulator, translated as MNQIQTMRVFVCVAEQQSFRRAAHHLGVSNALVTRSIAMLEGHLNTRLIHRTTRNLSLTEAGVRYLDGCRALLEEFDHLESSVAHAVREPAGTLRVVASGLLSPLALTPLVSSFRHRYPELRVQLTVAEGPLDVLDSGYDVGIVTGTRLDGNPSLIGHALAPNPFVACAAPAYLDRRGEPRVPDDLPGHDWVTLAPHQHAPTWQLVGHDGVAHSVTVRPACTVNQLALVQAAAVAGAGIAVLPEPCVADALNHGTLVRLMAGYRIDDPDAQLSLVYPNRQYVPARTRSFVEHALEHFGASSARERTDYGFLRPARGPEHADIVTGLQ; from the coding sequence TCGTCTGCGTCGCCGAACAGCAAAGCTTTCGGCGCGCGGCGCACCATCTCGGCGTGTCCAATGCGCTCGTCACGCGTTCGATCGCGATGCTCGAGGGCCACCTGAACACACGGCTGATCCATCGCACCACGCGCAACCTGTCGCTCACCGAAGCCGGCGTGCGCTACCTCGATGGTTGCCGTGCGCTGCTCGAGGAATTCGACCACCTCGAATCGTCGGTCGCGCATGCGGTGCGCGAACCGGCCGGCACGCTGCGCGTCGTCGCGTCGGGGCTGCTGTCGCCGCTGGCGCTGACGCCGCTCGTCAGCAGCTTCCGGCACCGCTATCCGGAGCTGCGCGTGCAGCTGACCGTCGCCGAAGGGCCGCTCGACGTGCTCGATTCGGGCTACGACGTCGGCATCGTCACCGGCACCCGGCTCGACGGCAACCCGTCGCTGATCGGCCATGCCCTCGCGCCGAATCCGTTCGTCGCGTGCGCGGCACCGGCCTATCTCGACCGTCGCGGCGAGCCGCGCGTGCCCGACGATCTACCGGGCCACGACTGGGTCACGCTCGCGCCGCACCAGCACGCGCCGACGTGGCAACTGGTCGGTCACGACGGCGTCGCCCATTCGGTCACGGTGCGCCCGGCCTGCACGGTCAACCAGCTCGCGCTCGTGCAGGCGGCGGCCGTGGCCGGCGCCGGCATCGCAGTGCTGCCCGAGCCGTGCGTGGCCGACGCGCTCAACCACGGCACGCTCGTGCGGCTGATGGCCGGCTACCGGATCGACGATCCCGACGCGCAGTTGTCGCTCGTCTATCCGAACCGCCAGTACGTGCCGGCCCGCACGCGCAGCTTCGTCGAGCATGCACTCGAGCACTTCGGCGCGTCGTCCGCCCGCGAACGGACGGACTACGGCTTCTTGCGGCCGGCGCGCGGGCCCGAACACGCCGACATCGTCACGGGCCTGCAGTAA
- a CDS encoding 2-hydroxyacid dehydrogenase — MRVILFSSRQYDDDSFTAANRQFGYRLHFQPSHLDAETAILAHGYDVVCPFVNDTVDAAVLERLADGGTRLIALRSAGFNHVDLAAAERLGVAVVRVPAYSPHAVAEHAVALILALNRRLPRAVARTREGDFSLNGLLGFDLHGKTVGVIGTGIIGSVFAKIMMGFGMHVLAHSVPPYNDELIAFGARYVELDELLHHADIVSLHCPLLPSTHHLINERTLARMKHGAMLINTGRGGLVDAQALVDALKSGQLGHLGLDVYEEESGLFFEDHSDLPLQDDVLARLLTFPNVIVTSHQAFFTREALAEIAHTTLLNIEAWHAGAPQNVVTPNR; from the coding sequence GTGCGCGTGATCCTGTTCAGCAGCCGGCAGTACGACGACGATTCATTCACCGCCGCCAACCGGCAGTTCGGCTATCGGCTGCACTTCCAGCCGTCGCACCTCGACGCGGAAACGGCGATCCTCGCGCACGGCTATGACGTCGTCTGCCCGTTCGTCAACGACACCGTCGATGCGGCCGTGCTCGAGCGGCTCGCCGACGGCGGCACGCGGCTGATCGCGCTGCGCTCGGCGGGCTTCAACCATGTCGACCTCGCCGCCGCCGAACGGCTCGGCGTCGCGGTCGTACGCGTGCCCGCGTATTCGCCGCACGCGGTCGCCGAGCACGCGGTCGCGCTGATCCTCGCGCTCAACCGCCGCCTGCCGCGCGCCGTCGCGCGCACGCGCGAAGGCGATTTCTCGCTGAACGGCCTGCTCGGCTTCGACCTGCACGGCAAGACCGTCGGCGTGATCGGCACCGGCATCATCGGCAGCGTGTTCGCGAAGATCATGATGGGGTTCGGGATGCACGTGCTCGCGCACTCGGTGCCGCCGTACAACGACGAGCTGATCGCGTTCGGCGCGCGCTACGTCGAGCTCGACGAGTTGCTGCATCACGCCGACATCGTCAGCCTGCATTGCCCGCTGCTGCCGTCGACACACCACCTGATCAACGAACGCACGCTCGCGCGGATGAAGCACGGCGCGATGCTGATCAACACGGGGCGCGGCGGCCTCGTCGATGCGCAGGCGCTGGTCGACGCGCTCAAGAGCGGCCAGCTCGGCCATCTCGGGCTCGACGTGTACGAAGAGGAAAGCGGGCTCTTCTTCGAGGATCACTCCGACCTGCCGCTGCAGGACGACGTGCTCGCGCGCCTGCTGACGTTCCCGAACGTGATCGTCACGTCGCACCAGGCATTCTTCACGCGCGAGGCGCTGGCCGAGATCGCGCACACGACACTGTTGAACATCGAGGCGTGGCATGCGGGCGCTCCGCAGAACGTCGTCACGCCAAACCGTTGA
- a CDS encoding MFS transporter, whose product MKAILNRDFLALILSVAVVGLGTGATLPLTALALTEAGHGTNVVGMLTAAQALGGLAIVPFVTALARHIGARRAIVVSVVLLAAATALMQFTSNLVLWGVLRVLCGAALMLLFTIGEAWVNQLADDSTRGRVVAIYATNFTLFQMAGPVLVSQIAGATSIRFALCGALFLLALPTLATIRRAPLAGDDAHHDARGRWLDVLPRMPALIIGTGFFALFDTLALSLLPLYAMDHGVASATAVLLASIMLFGDTAMQFPIGWLADKLGRERVHLGAGWIVLAGLPLLPFVIANPWLCWPLLFVLGAAAGSIYTLSLVACGERFRGAALVTASSLVSASWSAASFGGPLVAGALMEQLGSNALVGVLVACVAAFVAAALWERRAAVQRAT is encoded by the coding sequence ATGAAAGCCATTCTCAATCGCGATTTCCTCGCGCTGATCCTGAGCGTCGCGGTGGTCGGCCTCGGCACCGGCGCCACGCTGCCGCTCACCGCACTTGCACTGACCGAAGCCGGACACGGCACCAACGTCGTCGGCATGCTGACGGCCGCGCAGGCCCTCGGCGGCCTCGCGATCGTCCCGTTCGTCACCGCGCTCGCACGGCATATCGGCGCGCGCCGCGCGATCGTCGTGTCGGTCGTGCTGCTCGCGGCCGCCACCGCGCTGATGCAGTTCACGTCGAACCTGGTCCTGTGGGGCGTGCTGCGCGTGCTGTGCGGCGCCGCGCTGATGCTGCTGTTCACGATCGGCGAGGCGTGGGTCAACCAGCTCGCCGACGATTCGACGCGCGGCCGCGTCGTCGCGATCTACGCGACCAATTTCACGCTGTTCCAGATGGCAGGCCCCGTGCTCGTCAGCCAGATCGCCGGTGCGACGAGCATCCGCTTCGCGCTGTGCGGCGCGCTGTTCCTGCTCGCGCTGCCGACGCTCGCGACGATCCGCCGTGCGCCGCTCGCCGGCGACGACGCGCATCACGACGCGCGCGGCCGCTGGCTCGACGTGCTGCCGCGCATGCCCGCGCTGATCATCGGCACCGGCTTCTTCGCGCTGTTCGATACGCTCGCGCTGTCGCTGCTGCCGCTCTACGCGATGGATCACGGCGTCGCGAGCGCGACCGCCGTGCTGCTCGCGTCGATCATGCTGTTCGGCGATACCGCGATGCAGTTCCCGATCGGCTGGCTCGCGGACAAGCTCGGCCGCGAACGCGTGCATCTCGGCGCCGGCTGGATCGTGCTCGCGGGCCTGCCGCTGCTGCCGTTCGTGATCGCGAACCCGTGGCTGTGCTGGCCGCTGCTGTTCGTGCTCGGCGCGGCGGCCGGCAGCATCTATACGCTGTCGCTCGTCGCGTGCGGCGAGCGTTTCCGCGGCGCGGCGCTCGTGACCGCGAGCTCGCTCGTGTCGGCGTCGTGGAGCGCCGCGAGCTTCGGCGGCCCGCTGGTGGCGGGCGCGCTGATGGAGCAACTGGGCAGCAACGCGCTGGTCGGCGTGCTGGTCGCTTGCGTCGCCGCGTTCGTCGCGGCCGCGTTGTGGGAACGACGCGCGGCGGTGCAACGCGCGACCTGA